Proteins encoded in a region of the Magallana gigas chromosome 8, xbMagGiga1.1, whole genome shotgun sequence genome:
- the LOC105324580 gene encoding uncharacterized protein codes for MSALELFFRQSCSREADEITQGTPIYKQRAPWGHFSDTSMELAAAPPGITDLLTQRTILEHLFLKRPTEGEFWYVIVAEWIEQLKRYIGLPTTRKFYHQRTNPGPIITRRDYAHTVDVVHEDAWRMMIQWYGLTDGHKPIKLVVYNYRRGPEIEHNQNSFKVMLSVSSLEDFHHVKFSKMEKVGHIEYKIRQLYCIPKDQQSRIWVKTDTDSEWRLLLNRDKTIGKCLDIDSDFVRPTVALEICVEDEKWVNAPQDATEIQESPTGPLYEHNIFTDLTSSWEVDIHEQIDHIGKSLVDNLHVNFSAFVQKAREFVDERDYHLRQRERDIYLRETFIEDLTEKLEDKEKVLDAQLESCERQLNECDRRKKEIEVECKKQREELDRLEERRRTEFKTLKENFEMERDKFHSELQRMSEMYKIQDNRIKLDIGGQLFTTSLTTLNRDPESMLAAMFSGRHELKKEDSSGSYFIDRDGTHFRYILNFLRDGEIKDGTIPENPNLWRELLTEAEYYQIQGLVGYLQSLLHNLPQRVESPVSDTTFV; via the exons ATGTCAGCGTTAGAGCTCTTCTTCCGACAGAGCTGTAGCAGAGAAGCAGACGAGATCACACAAGGAACACCGATCTACAAACAGCGCGCTCCGTGGGGCCACTTCTCAGATACAAGTATGGAACTGGCTGCCGCCCCTCCCGGTATTACGGACCTTCTCACTCAAAGGACAATTTTGGAGCACTTGTTTCTGAAAAGACCCACGGAGGGCGAGTTTTGGTACGTGATTGTCGCCGAATGGATTGAACAGCTCAAACGATACATTGGCTTGCCTACAACGCGGAAGTTTTATCATCAGCGGACGAACCCTGGTCCGATAATTACCCGACGTGACTACGCACATACCGTTGACGTAGTACACGAGGACGCATGGCGTATGATGATCCAGTGGTACGGACTGACAGATGGTCACAAACCAATCAAACTTGTTGTGTATAACTACAGGCGGGGACCGGAAATTGAGCACAACCAAAACTCTTTCAAGGTGATGCTAAGCGTTTCATCGCTAGAAGACTTCCATCATGTCAAATTCAGCAAAATGGAGAAAGTTGGCCATATTGAATATAAAATTCGTCAGCTGTACTGTATTCCAAAAGATCAGCAATCAAGAATCTGGGTTAAAACGGACACAGACAGTGAATGGCGACTTTTGCTGAACCGCGACAAAACTATAGGTAAATGCCTGGACATCGATTCGGACTTCGTTCGTCCAACTGTAGCACTTGAAATTTGCGTCGAGGACGAAAAATGGGTCAACGCTCCTCAAGACGCGACAGAAATCCAGGAAAGCCCAACAGGTCCCCTGTACGAGCACAACATCTTCACGGACCTCACCAGCAGCTGGGAGGTTGATATTCACGAGCAGATAGACCACATCGGCAAAAGCTTGGTGGACAACCTCCATGTCAACTTCAGCGCTTTCGTTCAGAAAGCCCGGGAGTTTGTTGATGAACGGGACTACCATCTACGTCAGAGAGAACGTGACATTTACCTCCGAGAGACGTTCATTGAGGACCTCACCGAGAAACTGGAGGACAAAGAAAAAGTTCTCGACGCTCAACTGGAGTCTTGTGAGAGACAACTGAATGAGTGCGACAGACGTAAAAAAGAGATTGAAGTTGAATGTAAGAAACAACGAGAGGAATTGGATCGCCTGGAGGAACGACGGAGGACCGAGTTCAAAACACTGAAAGAGAACTTTGAAATGGAGCGGGATAAGTTTCATTCAGAATTACAG CGGATGTCAGAAATGTACAAAATCCAGGACAATCGCATCAAACTTGATATTGGAGGTCAACTGTTTACGACGTCATTAACGACCTTGAACCGTGACCCGGAATCGATGCTAGCCGCCATGTTTAGTGGACGCCATGAACTGAAAAAAGAAGATAGTAGCGGAAGTTACTTCATTGACAGGGACGGAACGCACTTTCGATACATTCTGAATTTTTTGAGGGACGGCGAAATCAAGGACGGCACGATTCCAGAGAACCCTAACTTATGGCGGGAACTGTTAACTGAAGCTGAGTACTACCAGATACAGGGACTTGTGGGATATCTACAGTCACTGCTCCATAACCTTCCGCAGCGAGTTGAATCCCCTGTCAGTGATACAACTTTTGTATGA